Proteins from a single region of Lentimicrobium saccharophilum:
- a CDS encoding ISAon1 family transposase N-terminal region protein: MDDSFKVLLKLILPDSVEDYFELTHHKKEGENLHIYLKELNTKPDEYRGNKLISKGFFDEVTIQDFPIRGYNVFLHITRRRWLNEDTGKVVFRDWDLVAKGTRITKDFAAFLKEIGRYPGS; this comes from the coding sequence ATGGACGACTCTTTCAAGGTGCTTTTAAAACTTATCTTACCAGATTCTGTAGAAGATTATTTTGAATTAACCCATCATAAAAAAGAAGGTGAGAACCTTCATATTTATCTCAAAGAGTTGAACACCAAACCCGATGAGTATCGAGGCAATAAGCTTATTTCCAAAGGTTTTTTCGATGAAGTGACTATCCAGGATTTTCCTATCAGGGGATATAATGTATTTCTTCATATAACACGACGACGCTGGCTCAATGAAGACACAGGCAAAGTAGTTTTCAGAGACTGGGATCTTGTAGCTAAGGGGACGCGAATCACAAAGGATTTTGCTGCTTTTTTAAAAGAAATCGGCCGATACCCAGGCTCATAG
- a CDS encoding NfeD family protein yields MSLTLIIILIIAGLLFLLLEVLVIPGTTVVGIAGFALIIFSVWESYHVFGSPTGHFVLLGTIFFTILTIYLALKSKTWNRIMLKTEISGKVNEIDTTKVQAGDTGISVSRLTPGGKALINDEYYEVHTNGEFIDQESEIVVTHLADNKIFVKRK; encoded by the coding sequence ATGTCACTTACCCTAATCATAATTCTAATAATTGCAGGATTGCTTTTCCTGTTGCTTGAAGTACTGGTAATACCCGGAACAACGGTTGTTGGCATTGCAGGTTTTGCGCTGATTATCTTTTCCGTATGGGAATCCTATCATGTATTCGGGTCTCCCACGGGACATTTTGTGCTTTTAGGGACCATTTTTTTTACAATATTAACGATTTATCTTGCCCTCAAATCAAAGACATGGAACAGAATCATGCTGAAAACTGAAATCAGTGGCAAGGTAAACGAGATTGACACCACAAAGGTACAGGCCGGTGACACAGGTATATCAGTTTCACGCCTTACGCCTGGGGGGAAAGCCCTGATCAACGATGAATATTATGAGGTGCACACCAATGGAGAATTCATTGATCAGGAATCGGAAATAGTTGTGACACATCTGGCTGACAATAAAATATTTGTTAAACGAAAATAA
- a CDS encoding alpha-amylase family glycosyl hydrolase → MKQKQPGIVKTDPWLLPVIHDVEQRIFRFHSKLESIENVHDSLNKFADAYKYLGINYDHKARGWHYREWAPAAHQLYLAGDFNNWDPRSHPLKRIENGIWEIFLDFKTYKDSFVHGSKVKVWVESSNGFLPRIPAYIKRVVQDEDTRNFSGQLWFSDFDWQGDSFRIPKDEKLFIYECHVGMAQEKEGLGTYLEFAENILPWIKQSGYNAIQMMAVQEHPYYGSFGYHVANFFAPTSRFGTPEDLKSLIRRAHSMGIAVIMDIVHSHTVKNVNEGLNMFDGTDSQYFHPGTRGIHPDWDSLLFDYGKTEVIQFLLSNVKYWLKEFHFDGFRFDGVGSMMYFHHGNGLIDSPEKYFREGVEWDAITYLQLANKLIHSINPGAVSIAEDVTGMPGLAAAIKEGGIGFDYRLGMGIPDFWIKLLKEHKDEEWNIHEMWHVMTNRLPGVKTVAYAESHDQALVGDKTLAFWLMDQEMYWHMHVNDPHLVVDRGIALHKMIRLFTLALGGQAYLNFMGNEFGHPEWIDFPREGNSWSYYYARRQWSLVHNPELKYKFLANFDQAMVSTIKNYKVLDDEYGTQLQMDELNKTIVFSRGKLVFVFNFHPTASIPDYAFRVPEPGNYKIILNSDSGIFGGHNRISEALVYPATLHKTNGFAELRIYNTNRTAVVLLKE, encoded by the coding sequence ATGAAACAAAAACAACCCGGCATTGTAAAAACTGATCCCTGGCTTCTGCCTGTGATACATGACGTGGAACAGCGAATCTTCAGGTTCCACTCTAAACTAGAAAGTATAGAAAATGTGCATGATAGCCTGAATAAGTTTGCTGATGCCTATAAATACCTCGGGATTAATTATGATCATAAGGCCAGGGGTTGGCATTACCGCGAATGGGCGCCTGCCGCACATCAGTTATATCTGGCAGGAGATTTTAACAATTGGGACCCCCGCTCCCATCCCCTGAAGCGGATCGAAAACGGGATCTGGGAGATTTTTCTTGATTTTAAGACATATAAGGACAGTTTTGTTCACGGTTCTAAAGTGAAAGTCTGGGTGGAATCATCAAACGGATTTCTTCCAAGAATTCCGGCTTATATTAAACGCGTTGTTCAGGATGAGGATACGCGGAATTTTTCCGGTCAACTCTGGTTTTCCGATTTTGACTGGCAGGGAGATTCTTTCAGGATCCCCAAAGATGAAAAGCTGTTTATTTACGAGTGTCATGTTGGTATGGCACAGGAAAAGGAAGGCCTGGGAACTTACCTTGAATTTGCTGAAAATATCCTGCCCTGGATCAAACAAAGCGGTTACAATGCCATTCAGATGATGGCGGTTCAGGAGCATCCCTATTACGGATCATTTGGTTATCATGTAGCCAATTTTTTTGCACCGACCTCCCGCTTCGGAACCCCCGAAGATCTGAAATCGCTTATCCGCCGGGCACACAGCATGGGGATTGCAGTAATTATGGATATTGTGCATTCCCATACGGTTAAAAATGTAAATGAAGGCCTGAACATGTTCGACGGAACGGATAGCCAGTATTTCCATCCCGGCACGCGTGGCATTCATCCAGATTGGGACTCTCTGCTTTTTGATTACGGCAAAACCGAGGTGATACAGTTTCTGCTATCAAATGTTAAATACTGGCTTAAAGAATTTCACTTCGACGGATTCAGATTCGACGGGGTTGGCTCCATGATGTACTTCCATCATGGAAACGGGCTGATAGATTCACCGGAAAAATATTTCAGGGAAGGCGTTGAATGGGATGCCATCACCTACCTGCAACTTGCCAATAAACTCATTCATTCAATCAATCCGGGAGCGGTTTCCATTGCTGAAGATGTTACAGGAATGCCCGGGTTGGCAGCCGCCATCAAAGAAGGCGGAATAGGTTTCGATTACCGCCTTGGAATGGGAATCCCCGATTTCTGGATCAAACTGCTGAAAGAGCATAAGGATGAAGAGTGGAACATCCACGAGATGTGGCACGTGATGACGAACCGTTTGCCCGGAGTTAAAACCGTTGCTTATGCCGAATCGCATGATCAGGCCCTGGTTGGGGATAAAACACTGGCATTCTGGCTGATGGATCAGGAAATGTACTGGCATATGCATGTAAACGATCCACACCTGGTTGTTGACCGTGGAATAGCATTACATAAAATGATCAGGCTTTTTACCCTTGCGTTGGGCGGACAAGCCTACCTGAATTTTATGGGTAATGAGTTCGGACATCCGGAATGGATTGATTTTCCAAGGGAAGGCAATAGCTGGAGCTACTATTATGCCAGACGGCAATGGTCGCTGGTCCATAATCCGGAACTTAAATACAAATTCCTGGCAAACTTTGACCAGGCTATGGTCAGTACCATTAAAAATTATAAAGTACTCGATGATGAATACGGTACCCAATTGCAGATGGATGAACTGAACAAAACAATTGTCTTTTCGAGAGGAAAGCTGGTCTTCGTATTTAATTTTCATCCAACTGCCAGTATTCCAGATTATGCATTTCGGGTGCCTGAACCAGGAAATTACAAAATCATACTCAATTCCGACAGCGGTATCTTCGGTGGGCACAACCGAATCAGCGAAGCGCTGGTTTATCCGGCTACGCTCCATAAAACGAACGGATTCGCGGAGCTCAGAATTTATAATACAAACCGGACAGCGGTGGTGTTATTAAAAGAATAA
- a CDS encoding ATP-dependent Clp protease adaptor ClpS: MVKEKTGIHQQDQSQTTDTYELVLFNDDYNTFDFVIETLIDVCALDTVHAEQITLIVHYKGKCGVVTGTFTELKPLYNEMINRGLTVSIE; encoded by the coding sequence ATGGTAAAGGAAAAAACCGGTATACATCAGCAGGATCAATCACAAACTACCGACACGTATGAACTTGTCCTTTTTAATGATGATTACAACACATTTGATTTCGTTATTGAAACGCTGATTGATGTTTGTGCACTTGATACTGTTCACGCCGAGCAAATTACACTTATTGTTCATTATAAAGGCAAATGTGGAGTGGTAACAGGCACGTTCACCGAACTTAAGCCTTTGTATAATGAAATGATCAACAGGGGTTTAACTGTTTCAATTGAATAG
- a CDS encoding tetratricopeptide repeat protein, which translates to MKKISLIFLMLIAASFVFGQKPLRTTAFNNLRKGELDKAMQNIEPTISDPATMNDPKTWFYRGNIYLQIHMSENPAFKALDSDALNKAYESYKKSIELDTKKEYYTETIQNMLIISEQLYNEGVIRFTADPPQYLEAMKSFESAVEVNKTFGNTDTLAMFNTALAAENAKEFGKAKLYYNKVKEMNYPQPLLYNSLASISLEEGDTTAAIAVLAEGRRKYPENFNLLIAETNIYLSSNQHDKAMANLQEAVKTDPSNPTIHYAVGVNYALMNNVGEAEKAYIKAVELKPDYFEANYNLGALYVNQAAQIIDEANKLPLSATKEYDALKKQADDILAKSIPYLETASSLDPSDKNTLLSLKEIYTRLQMYEKMKVVNDKISELE; encoded by the coding sequence ATGAAAAAAATCTCATTGATTTTCCTCATGCTGATTGCGGCTTCGTTCGTTTTTGGCCAGAAACCACTGCGTACAACTGCATTTAACAATCTCCGGAAAGGGGAGCTCGACAAAGCGATGCAGAACATCGAACCTACTATCTCAGATCCTGCAACGATGAACGATCCCAAAACGTGGTTCTATCGCGGCAATATTTACCTGCAGATTCACATGAGCGAAAATCCTGCATTTAAGGCCCTGGATAGTGATGCCCTGAACAAAGCTTATGAATCCTACAAAAAGTCAATTGAACTGGATACAAAAAAGGAGTATTACACCGAAACCATCCAGAATATGCTGATTATCAGCGAGCAACTATATAACGAAGGGGTGATCAGGTTTACCGCCGATCCTCCCCAGTACCTTGAAGCTATGAAAAGCTTTGAATCAGCCGTAGAAGTGAATAAAACCTTTGGAAATACAGATACCCTGGCAATGTTCAATACTGCACTTGCCGCTGAAAATGCAAAGGAATTCGGCAAGGCAAAGCTTTATTATAACAAGGTTAAAGAAATGAATTATCCGCAGCCGCTGCTTTATAACTCACTTGCATCCATCAGTCTGGAAGAAGGTGATACCACCGCAGCCATCGCTGTTCTGGCCGAAGGACGCCGCAAATATCCGGAGAACTTTAATCTGCTGATCGCTGAAACAAACATCTACCTCAGCTCAAATCAGCACGATAAGGCTATGGCCAATCTTCAGGAAGCCGTTAAAACTGATCCATCTAATCCTACAATCCATTATGCTGTTGGTGTCAATTATGCGCTGATGAACAATGTAGGAGAGGCCGAGAAAGCTTACATTAAAGCAGTTGAGCTGAAACCTGATTATTTTGAGGCAAATTATAACCTTGGAGCTCTTTATGTGAATCAGGCTGCACAGATTATTGATGAAGCCAACAAACTTCCGTTATCAGCCACAAAAGAATATGACGCGCTTAAGAAACAGGCAGATGATATTCTGGCCAAATCTATCCCATACCTGGAAACAGCCTCAAGTCTTGATCCTTCAGACAAGAATACGCTTTTATCATTAAAAGAAATCTATACGCGACTTCAGATGTACGAAAAAATGAAAGTCGTGAATGATAAAATCAGCGAATTGGAATAA
- a CDS encoding M48 family metallopeptidase yields MKNVTKILFVILILVSGSCSKVPITGRKQFNVVPDNMMTQMSLTSYQEFLTQNPPLPANNKQALQIASVGQRISAAVETYLRENGMADKINNFAWEFKLVESPDVNAWCMPGGKVVFYTGILPYVKDEAGIAVVMGHEIAHAVANHGGERMSQQLAVVLGGISLDVALQQQPTLTHDIFNSVYGVGSQLGVLAYSRTHEYEADKLGMVFMAMAGYDPARALSFWQDMAAIPGQAPPEFLSTHPSNQKRIKAIQDYIPEANKYFKPL; encoded by the coding sequence ATGAAGAATGTAACAAAAATCCTATTTGTAATCCTGATTCTGGTCTCCGGATCATGTTCTAAAGTTCCGATTACCGGACGGAAACAATTTAATGTTGTGCCCGACAACATGATGACACAGATGAGTCTGACCAGTTATCAGGAGTTTCTCACGCAAAACCCTCCTTTGCCTGCAAACAATAAGCAGGCTTTGCAGATAGCCTCCGTCGGGCAGAGGATTTCTGCGGCTGTTGAAACCTATCTTCGCGAGAACGGAATGGCTGATAAAATTAACAATTTTGCATGGGAGTTCAAGCTCGTGGAGAGTCCCGATGTAAATGCCTGGTGCATGCCCGGCGGGAAAGTGGTTTTTTATACCGGCATTCTTCCTTATGTGAAGGATGAGGCCGGAATTGCTGTAGTGATGGGTCACGAAATTGCCCATGCTGTTGCAAATCATGGTGGTGAGCGTATGAGCCAGCAACTGGCCGTTGTGCTTGGCGGCATATCATTGGATGTTGCACTGCAGCAACAACCGACACTCACCCACGATATTTTCAACTCTGTTTACGGTGTTGGTTCGCAATTGGGAGTCCTTGCATATTCCAGAACTCATGAATATGAAGCAGACAAGCTGGGCATGGTCTTTATGGCTATGGCCGGGTACGATCCGGCACGTGCGTTGTCATTCTGGCAGGATATGGCCGCAATCCCTGGTCAGGCGCCTCCCGAATTTCTCAGTACTCACCCTTCGAACCAAAAGAGAATTAAAGCAATTCAGGATTACATTCCTGAAGCAAACAAATATTTCAAACCATTGTGA
- a CDS encoding RelA/SpoT family protein: MNLAVDSEERKLIRQKYRKLVTECHAFLNKENTGTLRQAFTMMLEVHGRKLLDNREPYFCHAVDVACIVAGEMGLGFVSVVASLLNGIPSAEANVQEFYRKNKLDEARIINESLKRIRELPTERLPGNAENFISLLLSLSSDVRVVLLQLADRLQYMRTISSLSEPLQKLVSAETSNLYAPLAHRLGLYRIKSELDELSLQYSNPAVYEDIESRIRKAETKDRDFLNSFLEPVTAELNRLGLDFIIKKRTKAVSSVYAKIVKQEVSFEEVYDLFAIRIILNSAAANEKADCWKAYSAVTNIYTPEPKRLRDWITIPRPNGYESLHITVLGPAKRWVEVQIRTRRMDEEAELGNAAHWRYKGQRGAVETGEWLSSIRKILENPLEADAELSKGQKPASSSDMIYVFTPEGDLKKLKAGSTVLDFAFEVHTNIGSKCSGGKVNNKIVPIRHQLKSGDMVEIITSKNQNPNIDWLGWVATSRAKNKIKRYLKEAEFKQAEAGKEIFRRKLTQLKISNADEAINRLVAHFKLSGPLDLYQQLAEDRIEPSQLKEILIVNPKEAKDSDEKAEPRLPAKPESRSPNRTSENVIIVNESSEIEGYKLARCCNPVMGDEIFGFITVGDGIKIHRTNCPNAARMKSRYPYRTMEAQWSTPAEGTYFLATIKISGFDQLGILNTITTMISNELKMDVRTISLDSKGGRFDGIIKVSIRDKKHLEFLLKKLLTIKGIIKASRLSTSS, from the coding sequence ATGAACCTGGCAGTTGACAGCGAAGAAAGAAAACTTATCCGGCAAAAGTACCGTAAACTGGTTACAGAATGCCATGCATTCCTGAATAAGGAGAATACCGGCACTTTGAGACAGGCATTTACCATGATGCTTGAGGTCCATGGCCGGAAACTACTCGATAACAGGGAGCCGTATTTCTGCCATGCAGTGGATGTCGCCTGCATCGTTGCAGGTGAAATGGGTCTTGGGTTTGTTTCTGTGGTTGCTTCTCTGCTTAATGGCATTCCTTCTGCGGAAGCCAATGTGCAGGAATTTTACAGGAAAAATAAACTTGACGAAGCCCGCATTATCAATGAAAGCCTTAAAAGAATCAGAGAATTGCCAACCGAAAGGCTGCCGGGCAACGCTGAAAACTTCATCAGCCTTCTGTTATCCCTTTCTTCAGATGTAAGGGTAGTGCTATTGCAATTGGCCGATCGTCTGCAATATATGCGCACCATCAGTTCACTTTCTGAACCATTGCAAAAGCTTGTCTCGGCCGAAACATCCAATCTCTATGCCCCATTGGCTCACAGGCTTGGGCTTTACCGCATAAAATCCGAACTCGATGAGCTCTCATTGCAATACAGTAATCCTGCCGTCTATGAAGATATTGAATCCAGAATCAGGAAAGCAGAAACCAAAGATCGCGACTTTTTAAATTCGTTTCTTGAACCGGTTACTGCGGAATTGAACCGCCTGGGTCTCGATTTTATAATTAAAAAGAGAACAAAAGCTGTCTCCTCGGTTTATGCGAAAATCGTTAAACAGGAGGTCAGCTTTGAAGAAGTGTACGATCTTTTTGCCATCAGGATTATATTGAACAGCGCTGCTGCCAATGAAAAGGCTGATTGCTGGAAAGCCTATTCAGCAGTGACAAATATTTATACCCCTGAGCCTAAAAGGCTCCGCGACTGGATCACTATCCCGAGACCAAATGGTTATGAATCCCTTCATATTACTGTGTTGGGGCCTGCAAAACGTTGGGTGGAGGTTCAGATCCGGACACGGAGAATGGATGAGGAAGCCGAGTTGGGAAATGCTGCCCATTGGAGGTATAAAGGACAGCGCGGAGCGGTGGAGACCGGTGAATGGCTGAGTTCAATAAGAAAAATACTGGAAAATCCGCTGGAAGCGGATGCTGAGCTATCGAAAGGGCAAAAGCCTGCCTCAAGCAGCGATATGATCTATGTTTTTACGCCCGAAGGGGACCTGAAAAAGCTGAAAGCCGGAAGCACTGTGCTCGATTTTGCATTCGAAGTTCATACCAACATCGGATCTAAATGCTCCGGCGGAAAAGTAAACAACAAGATAGTCCCCATCCGTCATCAGCTGAAGAGCGGCGACATGGTCGAAATCATCACATCCAAGAATCAGAATCCTAATATCGACTGGCTTGGGTGGGTGGCAACCTCTAGGGCTAAAAACAAGATCAAAAGATATCTGAAAGAGGCCGAGTTCAAACAGGCTGAAGCCGGCAAAGAAATCTTCAGGCGGAAACTAACGCAACTGAAGATCAGCAATGCGGATGAGGCCATCAACAGGCTGGTAGCTCATTTCAAGCTTTCCGGTCCTCTGGATCTGTATCAGCAGCTCGCCGAAGACAGAATAGAACCATCCCAGCTGAAAGAGATACTGATTGTTAATCCGAAAGAGGCGAAGGATTCCGATGAAAAGGCAGAGCCGAGATTGCCCGCAAAGCCTGAATCACGTTCACCGAACAGGACATCGGAAAATGTCATCATTGTCAACGAGAGCTCCGAAATTGAGGGATACAAGCTGGCCCGATGCTGCAATCCTGTAATGGGAGATGAGATATTCGGGTTCATTACCGTTGGCGATGGCATAAAAATTCACCGTACCAATTGCCCGAATGCGGCAAGGATGAAATCCAGGTATCCTTATCGTACAATGGAAGCGCAATGGTCAACGCCTGCGGAAGGTACCTATTTCCTGGCAACCATTAAAATCAGCGGATTTGATCAGCTGGGGATACTGAACACAATCACCACCATGATTTCGAATGAACTTAAAATGGATGTCCGTACCATCTCGCTGGATAGCAAGGGTGGGCGTTTCGACGGGATTATTAAAGTCAGTATCCGGGATAAAAAACATCTGGAGTTTCTTTTGAAAAAACTGCTTACCATTAAAGGAATAATTAAAGCCAGCCGCTTAAGTACATCCAGTTGA
- a CDS encoding ISAon1 family transposase has protein sequence MPGKKLQRYYRNKLSDFSQWEHCKDASKGLIFPENLGPYLSIDETSLSQGELYTIITNKSAKGKKGALVAILEGTNSETIIPLLSQLPAKERNKVIEVTLDLAGNMNLIVRKCFPKATIVIDRFHVQQLATEALQEIRIKHRWEALDQENDAIEKAKMYKQIFIPEVLPNGDTLKQLLARSRYLLYKSEQNWTQQQADRAAILFERFPDIKLAYELTQSLSRIYTSTTEKIYAYTRLAKWHEKVEKAGFKAFNTISKTIMNHYRKILNYFDNRSTNASAESFNAKIKAFRQQYRGVSDVNFFLFRLSKLYA, from the coding sequence GTGCCAGGCAAGAAGTTGCAACGTTATTATCGCAACAAATTGAGCGATTTCAGTCAATGGGAACACTGCAAAGATGCAAGTAAGGGTTTGATCTTTCCAGAGAATCTGGGGCCATATCTTTCGATTGACGAAACCTCCTTATCTCAGGGTGAACTTTATACCATCATCACCAATAAATCAGCCAAAGGCAAGAAAGGTGCACTGGTAGCTATTCTGGAAGGCACCAACTCCGAAACAATCATTCCGTTGCTGTCTCAACTTCCGGCAAAAGAACGCAATAAGGTGATTGAGGTTACCTTGGATTTGGCCGGGAACATGAATCTTATCGTGCGAAAGTGTTTCCCCAAAGCGACTATTGTTATTGACAGATTCCATGTCCAGCAATTAGCAACAGAAGCCCTTCAGGAAATACGCATTAAACACCGGTGGGAAGCATTGGATCAGGAGAATGACGCTATTGAGAAAGCAAAAATGTACAAACAGATATTTATTCCAGAAGTGTTACCCAACGGAGATACCCTTAAGCAACTTCTTGCCAGAAGCAGATACTTGCTTTATAAAAGTGAGCAGAACTGGACCCAACAACAGGCTGATAGAGCGGCAATACTATTTGAACGCTTCCCTGATATCAAATTGGCCTATGAATTAACCCAAAGCTTATCAAGAATATACACTTCCACAACTGAGAAAATCTATGCATATACCAGACTCGCTAAATGGCATGAAAAGGTCGAAAAAGCAGGATTTAAAGCCTTTAACACGATCTCCAAGACAATAATGAATCATTATAGGAAAATCCTCAACTACTTCGATAACCGAAGCACCAATGCAAGTGCTGAATCTTTTAATGCTAAGATTAAAGCTTTCAGACAACAATATAGAGGTGTAAGTGATGTTAATTTTTTCCTCTTTCGGTTATCTAAACTCTATGCCTAA
- the floA gene encoding flotillin-like protein FloA (flotillin-like protein involved in membrane lipid rafts) translates to MESSFVVIVAIGIASLFGLWIILYFIPVGLWFSALLSGVRISLIQLVFMRWRKVPPSVIVTAMINATKAGLTITRDELEAHYLAGGRVKLVVNALISADKANIPLNFKAATAIDLAGRDVFEAVQMSVNPKVINTPPVAAVAKDGIQLIAKARVTVRANIRQLVGGAGEETILARVGEGVVSSIGSADSHKSVLENPDSISKVVLSKGLDSGTAFEILSIDIADIDVGKNIGAQLQMDQANADKNIAQAKAEERRAMAVANEQEMKAKAQEARAKVIEAEAEIPKAIADSFRSGNLGVMDYYKFQNIQADTRMRDSIAEPQQKPKQGPKGTDSPLK, encoded by the coding sequence ATGGAATCATCATTTGTAGTAATTGTAGCCATTGGAATTGCCTCGCTTTTCGGGCTATGGATCATATTGTACTTCATCCCTGTCGGGTTGTGGTTTTCTGCCTTGCTTTCAGGAGTGAGGATCTCGCTGATTCAACTGGTATTTATGCGCTGGAGAAAGGTTCCGCCTTCAGTAATTGTAACTGCAATGATCAATGCTACCAAAGCAGGATTGACCATTACCCGCGATGAGCTCGAAGCGCATTACCTTGCCGGAGGCAGGGTTAAGCTTGTGGTCAATGCGCTGATTTCAGCTGATAAGGCTAATATTCCGCTGAATTTCAAAGCAGCCACTGCCATTGATCTTGCCGGCCGCGATGTGTTTGAGGCCGTTCAGATGTCGGTAAACCCGAAAGTGATCAATACACCGCCCGTTGCCGCTGTTGCCAAGGATGGTATTCAGTTGATCGCCAAAGCAAGGGTTACCGTGAGGGCAAATATCAGACAACTGGTCGGAGGTGCCGGCGAAGAAACGATCCTTGCCCGGGTTGGTGAAGGTGTGGTTTCCTCGATCGGTTCCGCAGATTCACACAAATCAGTGCTGGAGAATCCCGATTCCATCTCGAAGGTGGTATTGTCGAAAGGGCTTGATTCAGGAACTGCATTTGAGATTCTGTCCATTGATATAGCTGATATTGATGTAGGTAAGAATATCGGAGCACAACTCCAGATGGATCAGGCCAATGCGGATAAAAATATCGCCCAGGCTAAAGCCGAAGAACGCCGGGCAATGGCTGTGGCCAATGAGCAGGAAATGAAAGCAAAAGCCCAGGAAGCCCGTGCAAAGGTGATTGAAGCAGAAGCAGAAATTCCCAAGGCTATCGCTGATTCTTTCCGTTCCGGTAATCTTGGAGTTATGGATTATTATAAGTTTCAGAATATTCAGGCTGACACCAGGATGCGCGATTCTATTGCCGAACCTCAGCAGAAACCCAAACAGGGGCCAAAAGGAACTGACTCCCCGTTAAAATAA